Proteins from a genomic interval of Caldicellulosiruptor diazotrophicus:
- a CDS encoding ArsR/SmtB family transcription factor has protein sequence MSMEEKLAKVFKALSHPIRIKIIQSLLSGEKCVCELLQFVEFSQPNLSQHLKILKEAGLLEHRKVGANMHYRIKNEYVNDLLNIAEIFIIESQKTERV, from the coding sequence ATGTCCATGGAAGAAAAGCTTGCAAAAGTGTTCAAAGCACTTTCCCATCCAATTAGAATAAAGATAATTCAAAGTCTTTTGAGCGGGGAAAAGTGCGTATGTGAACTTTTACAGTTTGTTGAGTTTTCTCAGCCAAACTTATCTCAACATTTGAAAATCCTAAAAGAAGCTGGTTTGCTTGAGCATCGCAAAGTGGGTGCAAATATGCACTACAGGATTAAAAATGAATATGTCAATGATTTACTGAATATTGCAGAGATCTTTATAATTGAGAGTCAAAAGACTGAAAGGGTGTGA
- a CDS encoding permease, which translates to MFSPVQKFADFVTYNIFKIPQNSKLASAVNFFIFDTIKIFILLFLIVFVITFIRSFFSPEKTREILSHKNQNILLAHILAALLGIVTPFCSCSAVPLFIGFVEAGIPLGVTFSYLIAAPMVNEVALGLLYANFGLKIALIYVLSGEIIAIVSGIVIGKLNLEKYVEDYVFKIKVGDVQIAEDKKTLNQRLKETLEFTIELIKKVWVFVVVGIGIGAFLHGYIPTGALAKIAGKNNPFAVIFATVLGIPLYSNAAGIIPLVSEFRRLGISMGTSLSFMMSVTALSLPEMILLRRVLKPKLLAVFVAIVGCGIIVTGYLFNFILG; encoded by the coding sequence TTGTTTTCGCCTGTTCAGAAATTTGCAGATTTTGTAACATACAATATTTTCAAAATCCCTCAGAACTCAAAGCTTGCAAGTGCTGTAAACTTTTTTATATTTGACACAATCAAGATTTTTATCCTGCTATTTTTGATTGTATTTGTCATAACCTTTATAAGAAGCTTTTTCTCACCTGAAAAAACAAGAGAAATTCTTTCACACAAAAACCAAAATATCCTCCTTGCCCACATTTTAGCAGCGCTTTTGGGAATTGTGACACCATTTTGTTCTTGCTCAGCAGTTCCACTTTTTATTGGCTTTGTTGAAGCTGGAATTCCGCTTGGCGTGACATTCTCGTACCTAATTGCCGCACCGATGGTAAATGAGGTTGCACTTGGACTTCTGTATGCAAATTTTGGTCTTAAAATTGCTCTTATTTATGTACTTTCAGGTGAGATAATTGCAATTGTAAGTGGTATTGTAATTGGAAAACTTAATCTTGAGAAGTATGTTGAGGACTATGTTTTTAAAATTAAAGTTGGAGATGTTCAAATTGCTGAGGACAAAAAAACTTTAAATCAGCGTCTCAAAGAAACACTGGAATTTACCATTGAGCTCATAAAAAAGGTATGGGTGTTTGTTGTTGTTGGAATTGGTATTGGCGCATTCTTGCACGGCTACATCCCAACAGGTGCACTGGCAAAGATTGCTGGCAAGAACAATCCTTTTGCTGTAATTTTTGCAACAGTGCTTGGGATACCTCTTTACTCAAACGCAGCAGGAATTATTCCACTTGTAAGCGAGTTTAGGCGCCTTGGAATTTCGATGGGAACATCACTCTCTTTTATGATGAGTGTGACAGCCCTCTCTTTGCCTGAGATGATACTTTTGCGAAGGGTTTTAAAACCAAAACTTTTAGCAGTATTTGTTGCAATTGTGGGTTGTGGAATTATTGTAACCGGATATTTATTTAATTTTATTCTTGGATAA
- a CDS encoding thioredoxin family protein: MVIKILGGGCANCKKLMENAKKAAEELGIDAKFEEVKDIEKIMSYGVMRTPALVVDEKLIFSGRVAGVEEIKEVLKKEA; this comes from the coding sequence ATGGTTATAAAAATTCTTGGTGGTGGATGCGCAAACTGCAAAAAACTAATGGAAAATGCTAAAAAGGCAGCTGAGGAACTTGGAATTGATGCTAAATTTGAAGAGGTAAAAGACATCGAAAAGATAATGTCTTACGGTGTTATGAGAACACCTGCACTTGTTGTAGATGAAAAGCTTATATTCTCTGGCAGGGTTGCAGGTGTTGAAGAGATAAAAGAGGTTTTGAAAAAAGAGGCATAA
- a CDS encoding AraC family transcriptional regulator, translating into MPEKSPHYIEEIFDYVSQRPQKFVLNFWEDPRYFKLHRHNFVECMYVVKGEGTEYINSISYSLKPGTFSIVMPYQIHRIDYSEQKPISIYVVAISFEELLAPSSIFYRIGKLLLNYDENILPYYYFEGKEKEVMDRLFKEAWIYYNQQDVWAEIILKAKILEIVTYFDRCRNFACAKNSQKPAYNFVQNRAKKESIPVPTDYWQLVYYVHRNYNQNIDLKTLSKEFHLSPSYVSQLFKKLVGSNFHNFLIEVRLQHACSLLLSTDKPVTDIALEVGFDSYSTFARVFHKHKGMSALEFRKRGGVS; encoded by the coding sequence ATGCCAGAAAAGAGCCCTCATTACATAGAAGAGATTTTTGATTATGTTAGCCAGCGTCCACAGAAGTTTGTCTTGAATTTCTGGGAAGACCCAAGGTATTTTAAGCTTCACAGGCACAACTTTGTTGAATGTATGTATGTTGTAAAAGGGGAGGGGACAGAATATATAAATTCAATAAGCTACAGCTTAAAACCCGGTACATTCTCAATTGTAATGCCTTACCAGATTCACAGAATAGACTATTCGGAGCAAAAACCTATTTCAATCTATGTTGTTGCTATTTCGTTTGAGGAACTTTTAGCACCATCAAGCATTTTTTACAGAATAGGTAAACTTCTTTTAAATTATGATGAAAATATCCTTCCCTATTACTACTTTGAAGGCAAGGAAAAAGAAGTTATGGATAGGCTTTTTAAAGAAGCGTGGATATATTACAACCAGCAGGATGTGTGGGCAGAGATAATACTCAAAGCTAAGATTTTAGAGATAGTTACGTATTTCGATAGATGTAGAAATTTTGCATGTGCTAAAAACTCTCAAAAACCTGCCTATAACTTTGTCCAAAACAGGGCTAAAAAAGAGAGCATTCCTGTTCCGACCGACTACTGGCAGCTTGTGTACTATGTGCATAGAAATTATAACCAAAACATAGACCTAAAGACCTTGTCGAAAGAGTTTCACCTAAGTCCTTCTTACGTAAGCCAGCTTTTCAAAAAACTTGTTGGGAGCAACTTTCACAACTTTTTGATTGAGGTGAGGCTTCAGCACGCATGTAGCTTGCTTCTTTCAACAGACAAGCCGGTGACAGATATTGCTCTTGAGGTTGGGTTTGATTCGTATTCAACATTTGCAAGAGTTTTTCACAAACACAAAGGTATGAGCGCACTGGAGTTCAGAAAAAGAGGGGGAGTTTCATAG
- the queF gene encoding preQ(1) synthase — protein sequence MSDKYQQRRFDIYGYEKIDTEVLEAIPYEYPEKNTVVEYITEEFSSVCPWTGLPDTARLTIRYIPNKKLVELKSLKYYLTSFRNVGILQEHAVNRILDDLVKLLEPKFMEVIGEFHERGGISTRVVARYEK from the coding sequence ATGTCTGATAAGTATCAACAAAGAAGATTTGACATCTATGGGTATGAAAAGATTGACACAGAGGTCTTAGAAGCAATCCCTTATGAATACCCTGAAAAGAACACGGTAGTGGAATATATCACAGAAGAGTTTTCGTCAGTCTGTCCATGGACAGGTCTTCCTGACACAGCCCGGCTTACAATAAGGTATATACCCAACAAAAAGCTTGTCGAGCTAAAATCATTGAAATATTACCTGACATCATTTAGAAATGTGGGAATTTTGCAAGAACATGCAGTAAACAGGATTTTAGACGACCTTGTAAAACTGCTTGAACCAAAGTTTATGGAAGTGATTGGAGAGTTTCACGAACGTGGTGGTATTTCAACAAGAGTTGTGGCAAGGTATGAAAAATAA
- a CDS encoding Uma2 family endonuclease, protein MEDYILEEFNYDKYKNIEDDNRYEIIEGRLYNLAPSPSIFHQHVCGNIYHKLRIFLQGKECIPFISPVDVILAPKGAEDKDIKNVVQPDVFVICDKSKIDQKGIIGAPEFIIEVVSPNTSARDYLIKLKLYEKYGAKEYWIVNPQEKSVAVFIQAEEDGFDRGRIYFHPAMVKSSALPGFEMSTEEIFSNI, encoded by the coding sequence ATGGAAGACTACATTTTAGAAGAATTCAATTATGATAAGTACAAAAATATAGAAGATGATAACAGATATGAAATTATCGAGGGAAGGCTGTACAATTTAGCTCCCTCTCCTTCAATTTTTCATCAGCATGTGTGCGGAAACATATACCATAAACTGAGGATTTTTCTGCAAGGAAAAGAATGCATACCTTTCATTTCGCCTGTGGACGTGATACTTGCACCAAAAGGAGCTGAAGATAAGGATATAAAAAACGTTGTGCAGCCAGATGTATTCGTCATTTGTGACAAATCTAAGATTGATCAAAAAGGGATTATAGGAGCACCAGAATTTATTATAGAGGTTGTTTCTCCAAACACATCTGCAAGGGATTATCTTATAAAACTAAAACTATATGAAAAATATGGTGCAAAAGAGTACTGGATAGTGAATCCTCAGGAAAAAAGCGTTGCTGTATTTATACAAGCAGAAGAAGATGGATTTGACAGAGGCAGAATATATTTTCATCCAGCTATGGTAAAATCCTCTGCTTTGCCTGGCTTTGAAATGTCAACTGAAGAGATTTTCAGCAACATATAA
- a CDS encoding MFS transporter yields the protein MHSQEDRKINKNILIATTLSSFLVPFMSSAVNIAAPDIAKSFKLNAEELNLVISIFLIFSAAFILPMGKLSDTFDRTKIFKTGLLLFTLSTLMCALSNTVEILFVFRSLQGFFSAFTFVTSMAILIEEHLPQIRGRLLGINTAVVYLGTSLGPFLGGLLVKLWGYRSIFLFGSVIGLVGSFVSLFLIQKEVKNAKQAKLVDSLKSLDKMGTILSMTGLFLLMYGASTFELGNTSKISFFAGLILIVIFVVAESKLQNPILDVKLFVKIPQFGFSNLAALINYSCTFSASYLLSLYLQLVKALPSQLAGFILIVQPLSQVITSLIAGRASEKVEPRKLATAGMVLTTIGLFVFSLFSSKTSLVIVILNLLIMGIGFGLFSSPNTNVVMSCVPKSLYGTASSTISVMRVVGQAFSMAIVSFVSMLSLKGVRLSHENSILILKSMKTSFLVFAILSILGIVASYKRGNIYSENITTEKGAVL from the coding sequence ATGCACAGTCAAGAAGACAGAAAAATAAATAAAAACATACTCATCGCAACAACACTTTCTTCTTTTTTGGTGCCGTTTATGTCAAGCGCCGTTAACATTGCTGCACCAGATATAGCAAAAAGTTTTAAGCTCAACGCTGAAGAACTGAACCTTGTGATAAGCATATTTTTGATATTCTCTGCAGCTTTCATCCTTCCCATGGGAAAGCTTTCTGACACATTTGACAGAACAAAGATATTCAAAACAGGGCTTTTGCTGTTTACACTTTCAACCCTGATGTGTGCACTCTCAAACACAGTAGAAATTCTTTTTGTCTTCCGTAGCCTGCAGGGATTTTTCTCAGCATTCACATTTGTTACATCAATGGCAATCTTGATTGAAGAACACTTACCACAAATAAGGGGAAGGCTTTTAGGGATAAACACAGCAGTTGTGTACTTGGGAACATCCTTAGGACCTTTTTTAGGTGGTTTGCTTGTAAAACTTTGGGGATACAGAAGCATATTTTTGTTTGGTTCTGTTATAGGACTTGTTGGTTCATTTGTGAGTTTATTTTTGATCCAAAAAGAAGTGAAAAATGCAAAGCAAGCAAAACTGGTTGACAGCCTTAAATCACTTGACAAAATGGGCACAATCCTGTCGATGACAGGGCTTTTTCTTTTGATGTACGGAGCCTCCACATTTGAACTGGGAAATACCTCTAAAATTTCGTTCTTTGCAGGGTTAATTTTGATAGTAATTTTTGTTGTTGCAGAGTCAAAACTTCAAAATCCCATTCTGGACGTAAAACTGTTTGTAAAAATCCCACAGTTTGGATTTTCAAACTTAGCAGCGCTAATAAACTACAGCTGCACATTTTCTGCGTCTTACCTTTTGTCGCTGTACCTTCAACTTGTAAAAGCTCTGCCATCCCAGCTTGCAGGTTTTATTTTGATTGTCCAGCCACTTTCGCAGGTTATAACCTCATTGATTGCTGGCAGAGCCTCTGAAAAGGTAGAGCCGCGAAAACTCGCAACAGCCGGCATGGTCCTCACAACCATAGGACTTTTTGTGTTTTCGCTATTTAGCAGCAAGACAAGCCTTGTGATTGTTATACTAAATCTTCTTATTATGGGAATTGGTTTTGGACTCTTTTCATCGCCGAACACAAATGTTGTCATGAGCTGTGTGCCAAAGTCACTCTATGGAACGGCATCATCAACAATTTCTGTCATGAGAGTTGTCGGTCAAGCATTCTCAATGGCAATTGTCTCGTTTGTATCAATGCTGTCTTTAAAAGGAGTAAGACTTTCGCACGAAAACTCTATCCTGATTTTAAAGAGTATGAAGACAAGCTTTTTGGTGTTTGCAATCCTTTCCATTTTGGGAATTGTTGCATCATACAAGAGAGGGAATATATACAGTGAGAACATCACAACAGAAAAAGGGGCAGTACTTTGA
- the hydE gene encoding [FeFe] hydrogenase H-cluster radical SAM maturase HydE, whose amino-acid sequence MKVKDILEKACHENILSKDEIKLLLMAEDKDKELLFETADRVRKEYVGDEVFLRGLIEFSSYCKNDCFYCGLRKSNRHAQRYRMQEDEIVEVAKRAYQMGYRTVVLQSGEDMYYTKDMLCSIIRKIKSSVDVAITLSIGERSYDEYKAFKDAGADRFLMRFETSNEKLYRKYHPGMSFENRIECLKWIKNLGYELGTGFLIGLPGQSIDDLAQDILFVKELDADMIGIGPFIPHPQTPLKDAEEGSVDLTLKSIAILRLLIPDSNIPATTALGTLDPLGRQKGLMCGANIVMPNVNDLEYKLKYELYPGKICINEDATKCRGCIESIIISLGRKVGHGKGQSRHYKRAAAS is encoded by the coding sequence ATGAAAGTAAAAGATATCTTGGAAAAAGCATGTCATGAGAATATTCTTTCTAAAGATGAGATAAAGCTTTTGCTGATGGCAGAAGATAAGGATAAAGAACTTCTTTTCGAAACAGCAGACAGGGTAAGGAAAGAGTATGTTGGCGACGAGGTTTTTTTAAGAGGGCTTATTGAGTTTTCGAGCTACTGCAAAAACGACTGTTTTTACTGCGGACTGAGAAAAAGCAATAGACACGCTCAGCGTTACAGAATGCAGGAAGATGAGATTGTAGAGGTTGCGAAAAGGGCGTATCAGATGGGGTACCGCACGGTGGTATTGCAGTCTGGTGAGGATATGTATTACACCAAAGACATGCTGTGTTCAATCATAAGGAAGATAAAAAGCAGCGTGGATGTTGCTATAACACTTTCGATTGGTGAAAGGTCGTATGATGAGTACAAGGCATTCAAAGATGCCGGGGCAGACAGGTTTTTGATGAGATTTGAAACTTCAAACGAAAAGCTATATAGAAAATATCATCCCGGAATGAGCTTTGAAAACAGGATAGAATGTCTCAAATGGATCAAAAATCTTGGGTATGAGCTTGGAACAGGTTTTTTGATAGGCCTTCCGGGGCAGAGTATTGATGATTTAGCACAGGATATACTTTTTGTAAAAGAGCTGGATGCAGATATGATAGGCATCGGACCTTTTATTCCTCATCCACAGACGCCTCTAAAAGATGCAGAGGAAGGTTCGGTGGATTTGACCCTCAAGAGCATTGCTATTTTGAGGCTTTTGATTCCAGATAGCAACATACCTGCAACAACTGCGCTTGGCACTTTAGACCCTCTTGGAAGACAAAAAGGTCTCATGTGCGGTGCAAACATTGTGATGCCAAATGTAAATGACCTTGAGTACAAACTCAAATATGAACTATATCCTGGGAAGATTTGCATAAATGAAGATGCGACAAAGTGCAGAGGTTGTATTGAGTCAATCATTATTTCGCTTGGCAGAAAAGTTGGACATGGAAAAGGACAAAGCAGGCATTACAAAAGAGCTGCTGCGTCTTAA
- a CDS encoding transglycosylase domain-containing protein — protein MQSKNKKTKIQTPFRLFLKSFLRTTLVLLIASMAVLIGAGFGMVTGYIKAIPANALEIITSSADTQTTIVYDQSGNEIARLHGSENRIRVPYTKIPKNLINAFVAIEDERFWQHNGIDIKRIFGAIFKNIKSGSLSEGASTITQQLVRNKLLSFEKSFKRKIQEQYLAIQLEKRWTKEQILEEYLNTINLGSGAYGVGAAAYTYFGKDVSQLTLAECALIAGITQNPSYYNPYVFPDHAKKKQEIVLKKMLELGYITEQEYLEAKNQPLVYVKKDISAESAYKHPYFVDSVIDEAIEILAERKRISEDEAENLIYSGGLKIYTTMDETIQSIMEDVFSDPSVMPKIKHYDASGVPQPQAAAVLIDFKTGAVKGIIGGRGNLKGVRLLNRATMSVRQPGSAIKPIADYSLALENGYTAATVIDDVPFSVGRYTPRNWYKSNVVSGKRGYKGFMTVREALIWSANVPAVKVAYNLGIQNVYRNLKRFGFTTLAPQDMNSLSIAIGGFTYGVKPIELTAAFAAVANSGVYIKPYFITKIEDKNGITIFERTPYKRRVMDEKNAYILTNMLQSVVTARITVGVRFSYPVAGKTGTTDDSKDRWFVGYTPNYALGVWVGEDKPVALNYLTGTNPALKIFKGIMDRVVSQKGVSSEFIRPAGIVERYVCKESGKLATSLCKQDPRGSQVIKEIFAEGTEPTEYCDRHVKLKVCTESKKLATQYCPTTIEKVFIKRDNPIWPGSSAVPPDDYMYQAPTSYCDIHKAPQEVVVPQEGNTSQQEQPSSQSQQPSSADQGSQQSVEESLPLESGTTQSSTYSSQ, from the coding sequence TTGCAAAGCAAAAATAAAAAAACAAAAATACAAACGCCATTTAGGCTTTTTCTCAAAAGCTTTTTAAGAACTACTTTAGTACTTTTGATTGCAAGCATGGCAGTTTTAATTGGTGCTGGTTTTGGAATGGTCACAGGATACATAAAGGCAATACCAGCAAATGCTTTGGAGATAATAACATCTTCTGCAGACACCCAAACAACTATTGTCTATGACCAGAGCGGAAATGAAATTGCCCGGCTTCATGGCAGTGAAAACAGAATAAGAGTGCCATATACTAAGATTCCAAAAAATCTCATAAACGCTTTTGTTGCAATTGAGGATGAGAGGTTCTGGCAACACAATGGAATTGACATTAAAAGAATATTCGGTGCAATATTCAAAAACATAAAAAGCGGTTCTCTTTCAGAAGGCGCAAGCACAATCACCCAGCAGCTTGTGAGAAATAAACTTTTGAGCTTTGAAAAATCTTTTAAACGAAAGATTCAAGAGCAGTACCTTGCCATTCAGCTTGAGAAAAGATGGACAAAAGAACAGATTTTAGAAGAGTATCTCAATACAATTAATCTTGGTAGCGGTGCTTATGGTGTTGGAGCTGCAGCATACACCTATTTTGGAAAGGATGTATCGCAACTGACTCTGGCAGAGTGTGCTTTAATTGCTGGAATTACTCAAAACCCCTCATATTATAATCCATATGTATTTCCGGACCATGCAAAGAAAAAGCAGGAAATTGTTCTTAAAAAGATGCTTGAGCTTGGATATATAACCGAACAAGAGTACTTAGAGGCAAAAAATCAGCCACTTGTTTATGTAAAAAAAGACATCTCTGCAGAAAGTGCATACAAACATCCGTACTTTGTTGATTCTGTGATAGATGAAGCCATTGAAATTCTGGCTGAAAGGAAAAGAATTTCTGAGGATGAGGCAGAAAACTTAATCTATAGCGGCGGGCTTAAAATCTATACAACAATGGATGAAACAATACAAAGCATAATGGAAGATGTTTTTTCAGATCCATCAGTTATGCCAAAAATAAAACACTACGATGCATCAGGAGTACCACAGCCACAGGCAGCAGCTGTTTTGATTGACTTTAAAACAGGTGCTGTGAAAGGTATCATAGGCGGAAGAGGAAATTTAAAAGGTGTTAGGCTTTTGAACCGTGCAACAATGTCTGTGCGTCAGCCGGGCTCTGCCATAAAGCCAATTGCTGATTATAGTTTAGCGCTTGAAAATGGCTATACTGCTGCAACTGTGATTGATGATGTACCATTTTCTGTTGGCAGATACACACCACGAAACTGGTATAAAAGCAATGTTGTATCAGGTAAGCGTGGATACAAAGGATTTATGACAGTAAGAGAAGCCTTGATATGGTCGGCAAACGTTCCTGCTGTAAAGGTTGCATATAATCTGGGAATTCAAAATGTTTATAGAAACTTGAAAAGGTTTGGTTTTACAACTCTTGCACCACAGGATATGAACAGTCTTTCAATTGCAATTGGTGGATTTACCTATGGAGTCAAGCCCATTGAGCTGACTGCTGCGTTTGCTGCAGTTGCTAACAGCGGTGTGTATATAAAGCCCTATTTTATAACAAAAATTGAAGACAAAAACGGTATTACAATATTTGAAAGAACGCCCTATAAAAGAAGAGTAATGGATGAAAAGAATGCATATATACTTACAAATATGCTCCAGAGCGTTGTCACTGCAAGGATAACAGTAGGTGTCAGATTTTCATACCCTGTTGCAGGAAAAACTGGTACCACCGATGATAGCAAAGATAGATGGTTTGTGGGATACACTCCAAATTATGCGCTTGGCGTATGGGTTGGCGAAGACAAGCCTGTTGCACTGAATTATTTAACTGGGACAAATCCGGCACTGAAAATTTTCAAAGGAATAATGGACAGGGTTGTGAGCCAAAAAGGTGTAAGCTCAGAGTTTATAAGACCAGCTGGAATTGTGGAAAGGTATGTGTGTAAAGAGTCAGGCAAACTTGCAACAAGCCTTTGCAAACAAGACCCTCGTGGAAGTCAGGTTATAAAAGAGATTTTTGCTGAAGGCACAGAACCAACAGAGTACTGCGACAGGCATGTAAAACTTAAAGTTTGCACAGAGTCCAAAAAGCTTGCAACACAGTACTGCCCAACAACAATTGAAAAGGTGTTTATAAAAAGAGATAATCCTATTTGGCCAGGTTCTTCAGCTGTCCCACCTGATGATTATATGTACCAAGCACCAACCAGCTACTGTGACATTCACAAAGCACCACAAGAGGTGGTTGTGCCACAGGAGGGCAATACCTCGCAGCAGGAGCAACCTTCTTCACAGAGCCAGCAACCATCATCGGCTGACCAGGGCAGCCAGCAAAGCGTTGAAGAAAGCCTGCCTCTTGAGAGTGGTACAACACAATCAAGCACTTATTCTTCACAGTAG